Proteins from one Erysipelothrix larvae genomic window:
- a CDS encoding helix-turn-helix transcriptional regulator: protein MTTYNFSTIKLGKSISRCRKEKNLTQGELAELLGVSHQAVSSWENGLTCPDISKLSELSRIFEVSIDTIFEHKSVGHIIEKVEQNEPLEEEELIVVAPLTKPQELDSIIDKAKTHAFKLETMVGLAPFAQESQIEAWIDAFDDETDLEGIVGLAPFISSSAILKLIQNQKQTVTASMKSMVGLAPFLDEEDLDTVIQSTLLEGSLKDIVPLAPFASEETLTKLIEDLVDSEDFSLNDCVALAPFLSENDLDLLLKKASSSSMRDLVPLAPFIGEETLSNIVKDALKEPDFKPKELIGLAPFLDRDVIKEIIELSISNGNLEDVSGLFPFM, encoded by the coding sequence ATGACAACATATAACTTTAGCACGATTAAACTTGGAAAATCGATTTCCCGCTGTCGGAAAGAAAAAAATCTTACACAGGGTGAACTCGCGGAATTATTAGGCGTTAGCCATCAAGCAGTTTCTTCTTGGGAAAATGGCTTAACCTGCCCGGATATTTCAAAACTTTCTGAACTATCCCGAATCTTTGAAGTTTCTATTGACACAATCTTTGAACATAAATCTGTAGGACATATTATTGAGAAGGTTGAACAGAATGAACCGTTGGAAGAAGAGGAGCTTATTGTAGTTGCTCCCCTGACAAAACCTCAAGAGCTTGATTCTATCATTGATAAAGCAAAAACCCACGCTTTCAAGTTGGAAACAATGGTTGGATTAGCACCATTTGCTCAAGAATCTCAAATTGAAGCATGGATCGACGCGTTTGATGATGAAACTGATCTTGAAGGCATCGTCGGTTTAGCGCCCTTTATCAGTTCGAGTGCCATTCTTAAATTAATTCAAAACCAAAAGCAAACCGTCACTGCTTCGATGAAATCGATGGTTGGTTTAGCACCGTTTCTGGATGAAGAAGATCTCGATACAGTCATCCAATCCACACTGCTTGAAGGCTCGCTTAAAGATATCGTTCCCTTAGCACCTTTTGCAAGCGAAGAAACCTTAACTAAACTTATCGAAGACCTTGTGGATTCAGAAGACTTTAGTTTGAATGACTGTGTTGCACTTGCACCTTTCTTAAGTGAGAACGACCTTGATTTGTTATTAAAAAAGGCATCATCGAGTTCAATGCGTGACCTTGTCCCCCTTGCACCCTTTATCGGTGAAGAAACGTTATCCAATATCGTTAAGGATGCGCTAAAAGAACCTGATTTTAAGCCAAAGGAACTGATTGGGCTTGCGCCGTTTCTAGATCGTGATGTCATCAAAGAAATCATTGAGTTATCCATTAGTAACGGAAATCTTGAAGATGTATCAGGTCTGTTCCCCTTTATGTAA
- a CDS encoding GGDEF domain-containing protein has protein sequence MEKHHIGNVQDRYNEINKAGLKLQYNIAVILTVFAFIAEVLIGVYVIQTPLLESSSLPVFLMKYIIVPTLTNSVLLFVGHYIINTSELDVSNKALSLSLIIVAISFVLFSAHSAFTATYYFYIHAVFLTVIYAEPKITKITFFVSVSALIFSELFLFWDVDRTSIFQDPSRMVNFFTAIAILLATGIISIIVVNIERQKNDASIDLENQRLILESRLQFDEMTGLYNKLELQNTFAKMSIQNDFDQNIFVFLDINNFKHVNDYCGHQAGDQCIAELSTILLSLSNDFKSFRFGGDEFCLLFHNFTIDQVVSKCEAINETFINLVKPIVGNLDISISFGVSQCSQNQSIPDLIDQTDKALYEAKKYRQIVKVVT, from the coding sequence ATGGAAAAGCATCATATTGGCAACGTACAGGATCGATACAATGAAATAAACAAAGCAGGATTAAAACTACAATACAACATCGCAGTAATTCTTACTGTTTTTGCATTTATTGCGGAAGTGCTTATCGGTGTCTATGTCATTCAAACACCACTCTTAGAATCTTCATCATTACCGGTATTTTTGATGAAATACATTATTGTCCCAACATTAACAAATTCAGTACTCTTATTTGTAGGACATTATATCATCAATACATCAGAATTGGACGTGTCGAATAAGGCGCTGTCACTCTCACTGATAATTGTTGCAATTAGCTTTGTTTTATTTAGTGCACACAGCGCATTCACCGCAACTTACTATTTCTATATTCATGCAGTGTTTTTGACCGTAATTTATGCAGAACCAAAAATCACAAAAATAACATTCTTTGTTAGCGTAAGCGCGCTTATCTTTTCCGAATTATTCTTGTTTTGGGATGTTGATCGAACCAGTATCTTCCAAGACCCTTCACGGATGGTAAACTTCTTTACTGCTATCGCAATCCTTTTGGCCACAGGAATCATTAGTATTATCGTCGTGAATATTGAAAGACAAAAAAATGACGCCAGTATTGATTTAGAAAACCAACGTTTAATTTTAGAAAGTCGGCTTCAGTTTGATGAAATGACGGGTCTTTACAACAAGCTTGAGCTTCAAAATACATTTGCGAAAATGTCAATTCAAAATGATTTCGACCAAAACATCTTTGTATTTTTAGATATCAACAATTTTAAACATGTGAATGATTATTGCGGTCATCAAGCTGGCGACCAGTGCATTGCAGAACTTTCGACCATTCTTTTAAGTCTGAGTAATGACTTCAAATCCTTCCGATTTGGAGGAGACGAATTTTGCTTATTGTTTCATAACTTTACCATTGACCAAGTGGTATCAAAATGTGAAGCAATCAACGAGACATTTATCAATCTTGTAAAACCCATCGTTGGGAATCTGGATATTAGTATAAGCTTTGGTGTCTCACAATGCAGTCAAAATCAAAGCATTCCAGATTTAATAGATCAAACTGATAAAGCGTTATACGAAGCCAAGAAATATCGTCAAATAGTAAAAGTAGTAACTTAA
- a CDS encoding S1C family serine protease translates to MKIKESSQKTFITLTALVAGSSGLLGGVIGGTLISKNQQETTPTTAQVSQTSTTTSVVNESLADVVAQISSSVVEINTVIESESQGSFRRSQTAYGAGSGVIVTEDGYIVTNYHVIDSATQISVRLQNGEEYTARLINDDEEQDLALLKIDETNLNTATFEDSDTLRVGQTTLAIGNPLGTLGGTVTEGILSATDREITIDEETMNLLQTSAAINSGNSGGGLFDDAGHLIGIVNAKSSGLSIEGLGFAIPSNTVQDFLTQSISISTTKSNTTA, encoded by the coding sequence ATGAAAATAAAAGAAAGTTCCCAAAAAACATTCATTACATTAACAGCACTCGTTGCGGGTTCTTCAGGCTTACTGGGGGGTGTAATCGGCGGTACATTAATATCTAAAAACCAACAAGAAACAACACCAACAACAGCACAAGTATCCCAAACATCCACTACAACATCAGTTGTGAATGAATCACTGGCTGATGTGGTAGCACAGATTTCAAGTTCTGTAGTTGAAATTAATACTGTAATTGAATCTGAGTCACAAGGATCTTTTAGAAGAAGTCAGACGGCTTATGGTGCAGGCAGTGGTGTCATTGTAACAGAGGATGGATACATCGTTACAAATTATCACGTTATTGATAGTGCGACACAAATCAGTGTGCGATTACAAAACGGTGAAGAATATACAGCAAGGTTAATCAATGATGATGAAGAGCAGGATCTTGCACTGTTAAAGATTGACGAAACAAATCTTAACACTGCAACATTCGAAGATTCCGATACATTGCGTGTGGGACAAACAACACTTGCGATTGGGAATCCTCTGGGTACATTGGGCGGTACAGTTACGGAAGGAATTTTAAGTGCAACCGATCGTGAAATTACCATTGATGAAGAAACAATGAACCTTCTTCAAACTTCAGCCGCAATCAACTCAGGAAACTCCGGGGGTGGACTCTTTGATGATGCAGGTCATCTTATCGGGATTGTAAATGCAAAATCATCGGGTTTATCTATTGAAGGATTAGGGTTCGCAATTCCTTCAAATACAGTTCAAGATTTTCTAACACAAAGCATATCAATTAGTACAACTAAATCAAATACAACAGCATAA
- a CDS encoding metal ABC transporter ATP-binding protein has translation MIDIKNLEVDYFGKIAIEGVNLSIPFGYSIGIIGPNGAGKSTLMKSMLGVIDKKSGTVLYNNTDIKQKLRKIAYVPQKTDVDLTFPITVFDAILTGTYPNVPLFKRPGKKERDTAKQAMDLVQISDLRDKQISNLSGGQLQRVFIARALAQNPDVFFLDEPFSGIDLVSEQIIIDLLRDLEKDGKTILVVHHDLHAVESYFDKLIILNKELIAFGDVQDVFTTENIKKAYGQSLGNIEVKGLGAVL, from the coding sequence ATGATTGACATTAAGAATTTAGAAGTCGATTACTTCGGCAAAATAGCAATTGAAGGCGTCAATCTCTCCATTCCTTTTGGTTATAGCATTGGTATAATCGGTCCGAATGGAGCAGGTAAAAGCACCTTGATGAAATCGATGTTGGGTGTCATTGATAAAAAGAGTGGAACGGTCCTCTACAATAACACAGACATAAAACAGAAACTAAGAAAGATTGCTTATGTACCTCAAAAGACAGATGTGGATCTAACATTCCCTATCACTGTTTTTGACGCAATACTCACAGGTACTTATCCAAATGTACCCTTATTTAAAAGACCGGGTAAAAAAGAAAGAGACACTGCGAAACAAGCAATGGATCTTGTGCAAATATCCGACTTAAGAGATAAGCAAATCAGCAATCTATCTGGGGGCCAACTTCAAAGAGTCTTCATCGCACGTGCTTTAGCACAAAATCCAGATGTATTCTTTCTAGATGAGCCATTTTCAGGGATTGACTTAGTGAGCGAGCAGATCATCATTGATTTACTCAGGGATTTAGAAAAAGATGGAAAAACGATTCTTGTAGTTCATCATGATTTACATGCAGTTGAGTCATATTTCGATAAATTGATAATACTGAATAAAGAACTAATCGCCTTTGGTGATGTCCAAGATGTCTTCACTACAGAAAACATTAAGAAAGCTTATGGACAATCACTGGGAAATATTGAAGTTAAGGGATTGGGGGCAGTGTTATGA
- a CDS encoding undecaprenyl-diphosphate phosphatase, with the protein MDFIEILKVIFLGIVEGITEWLPISSTGHMLLVDEFLQLNASQEFKNVFFVVIQLGAILAVVLIFWHKMWPFQFKDKSKPTLKMDIFTMWIKVVIACIPGAIVTILFDDYIEAHFQTPLVIALALIIYGIAFIVIERWNKTRDPKIATLGDITYQTAIMIGLFQVLSIVPGTSRSGATIIGALIIGVSRVAAAEFTFFLAVPVMFGLSFLKILSFGLNFTGYELMLLFVGSFVAFIVSIVVIKFLMSYIKKHDFQVFGWYRIVVGILVILLLVI; encoded by the coding sequence ATGGATTTTATTGAGATTTTAAAGGTCATCTTTCTCGGAATTGTGGAAGGGATCACAGAATGGTTGCCCATCAGCAGTACCGGACACATGTTACTTGTCGATGAGTTTCTTCAGCTAAATGCGTCGCAAGAATTTAAAAACGTGTTCTTTGTAGTGATTCAATTAGGTGCAATTTTAGCGGTAGTTCTTATATTTTGGCATAAGATGTGGCCATTTCAGTTTAAAGATAAAAGCAAACCGACCCTAAAGATGGACATCTTTACAATGTGGATTAAGGTTGTGATTGCATGTATTCCTGGTGCAATTGTTACAATCCTCTTTGACGATTATATTGAAGCACACTTTCAAACACCCCTTGTTATCGCACTTGCATTGATTATCTATGGGATTGCATTTATAGTGATTGAACGGTGGAATAAAACACGCGATCCAAAGATTGCAACCTTAGGTGATATTACCTATCAAACCGCAATCATGATTGGATTGTTTCAAGTATTATCAATTGTTCCTGGAACATCACGGTCTGGTGCTACAATCATTGGTGCCTTAATCATTGGTGTATCACGGGTTGCTGCAGCTGAGTTTACGTTCTTCTTAGCAGTACCGGTAATGTTTGGATTGAGTTTCCTAAAAATCTTAAGCTTTGGGTTAAACTTCACCGGTTATGAACTCATGCTTCTATTTGTTGGTTCCTTTGTTGCCTTTATTGTATCCATTGTTGTGATTAAGTTCTTGATGAGTTATATTAAGAAACACGACTTCCAAGTATTTGGATGGTATCGTATTGTGGTAGGGATCCTTGTTATTCTCTTGTTGGTTATCTAA
- a CDS encoding NADH:flavin oxidoreductase/NADH oxidase — protein sequence MKLLEPHTLKNLTLKNRVVMEPMCMYSCFNHDGCATSFHQAHYTSRAIGQVGLILVEATGVCPEGRITDRCLGLYNDSQKEALKKVVDAVHQEGSMIGIQINHAGRKCTAVDGVDTIYGPSACAYDASSRIPHELTLAEIQHVFHQFKEAARRADEAGFDVLEIHGAHGYLISQFMSPCSNKRTDAYRDGNLFIHGVIKAVKESWPETKPLIIRVSATDYEPHGYQVEDTIRMLKPSLDMLDAINVSSGGITPIPPTKIYPGYQIGFAHQIKHALNIPVIGCGLLGSSELASCLIESETVDFIGLARPLLRNPHWVIETAINRNIRESVPPQYERGFK from the coding sequence ATGAAACTATTAGAACCACATACTTTAAAAAATCTAACACTAAAAAATCGTGTTGTAATGGAACCGATGTGCATGTATTCATGCTTCAACCATGATGGATGTGCAACATCCTTTCATCAGGCACATTATACATCACGGGCAATTGGACAAGTTGGACTCATTCTTGTTGAAGCAACGGGTGTTTGCCCTGAAGGAAGAATCACAGATCGCTGCTTAGGCCTGTACAATGATTCGCAAAAAGAAGCCCTTAAAAAGGTAGTGGATGCAGTCCATCAAGAAGGCTCAATGATTGGGATTCAGATTAATCACGCAGGTCGAAAATGCACGGCTGTAGATGGTGTCGATACGATTTATGGTCCCAGTGCGTGTGCGTATGATGCATCAAGTCGCATACCTCATGAACTCACACTCGCTGAAATACAACATGTTTTTCATCAGTTCAAAGAGGCTGCACGACGTGCTGATGAAGCAGGATTTGATGTATTGGAAATACATGGAGCTCACGGCTATCTCATCTCTCAATTTATGAGCCCTTGCTCAAATAAGCGAACGGATGCATACCGTGATGGGAACCTTTTTATCCACGGTGTCATAAAGGCTGTCAAAGAAAGCTGGCCAGAAACAAAACCGTTAATCATACGTGTGAGCGCCACAGATTACGAACCACACGGTTATCAGGTTGAAGATACAATACGGATGCTGAAGCCAAGTCTTGATATGCTTGATGCCATCAATGTCTCTTCAGGAGGGATAACACCGATTCCACCCACTAAAATCTATCCTGGATATCAAATTGGATTTGCGCATCAAATTAAACACGCACTCAATATTCCAGTGATTGGATGTGGATTACTTGGAAGTTCAGAACTTGCATCGTGTTTGATTGAATCCGAAACCGTAGATTTTATTGGACTAGCACGGCCACTACTCAGAAACCCACATTGGGTGATTGAAACTGCAATCAACCGCAACATCAGGGAAAGTGTCCCACCACAATATGAACGCGGATTTAAATAA
- a CDS encoding metal ABC transporter permease produces the protein MSWLSEVTNMPTFMLNAGVASIILGVVSGIIGTFIILRKMALMGDALSHAVLPGVAISYMLGINMLFGASLFGLLAAVLIQFISEKSTLKGDTSIGIILSTFFALGIILISSAQSGIDLNHVLFGNILAVSAPQLKQSFWVMVAVIVIVSLFYKELLISTFDPTVSKAYGLNTTFYHYLLMLMLSIVTVSSLSQVGIVLVIAMLVIPAASAYLWTNKLHHMMILASIVGAISGIVGTLISFEYNLPTSATIVLVGSGVFLISFIFSPKNNFIKRGKTA, from the coding sequence ATGAGTTGGTTATCGGAAGTGACGAATATGCCAACATTTATGTTGAATGCAGGCGTTGCGTCAATTATCTTAGGTGTTGTTTCTGGGATTATTGGAACCTTTATCATTCTTAGAAAAATGGCGTTGATGGGTGACGCCCTATCACATGCCGTATTGCCAGGTGTGGCAATTTCATACATGCTTGGAATCAATATGCTCTTTGGTGCATCACTGTTTGGATTGCTTGCGGCAGTTCTCATTCAGTTTATCTCTGAAAAAAGTACACTAAAAGGCGATACTTCCATCGGTATTATCTTAAGTACATTCTTTGCACTGGGCATCATCTTGATATCAAGTGCACAAAGTGGCATCGATTTAAATCATGTCCTCTTTGGAAATATATTAGCGGTCTCAGCACCACAACTTAAACAATCATTTTGGGTGATGGTTGCGGTAATTGTGATTGTGTCCCTTTTCTACAAGGAACTCTTAATCAGTACCTTTGATCCTACTGTATCAAAAGCATATGGTTTAAACACAACGTTTTACCACTACCTCTTGATGCTTATGCTTTCGATTGTGACAGTATCGTCTTTATCACAAGTCGGAATTGTACTTGTTATTGCTATGTTGGTTATTCCAGCTGCAAGTGCTTATCTTTGGACCAATAAACTGCATCATATGATGATTCTTGCATCCATTGTTGGTGCAATCTCAGGCATTGTTGGAACCTTAATAAGCTTTGAATACAATCTTCCAACGAGTGCCACGATTGTCCTTGTCGGTTCAGGCGTATTTTTGATTTCATTTATTTTTTCACCCAAGAACAATTTCATAAAGAGAGGAAAAACAGCATGA
- a CDS encoding GNAT family N-acetyltransferase: MKLKLEKTRIVLFDDAREIGEITWIEGEGVITIDHTFVNPDYRGQGLAKDLLDASVEMARAKGLKIIPQCPYVKREFEKSDEYKDVWAH; this comes from the coding sequence ATGAAACTAAAACTAGAAAAAACACGAATTGTACTTTTTGATGATGCACGCGAAATTGGTGAAATCACTTGGATTGAAGGCGAAGGTGTGATTACAATTGATCATACTTTTGTGAATCCAGATTACCGTGGGCAGGGTTTAGCAAAAGATCTTTTAGATGCAAGTGTTGAAATGGCACGTGCAAAAGGACTAAAAATCATACCTCAATGCCCTTATGTCAAAAGAGAATTCGAAAAATCTGATGAATACAAAGATGTGTGGGCGCACTAA
- a CDS encoding metal-dependent transcriptional regulator — protein MKPSSGREDYLKIIFEFNGYDSYVSNKRIAQELNVSAPSVSDMLHKLEKEGMVDYVAYKGAMLTKKGRDIAIDVLRKHRLSESFLYSVLGYSLEEVDRDAELLEHIESDKFFDRLEQFLDYPANCPHGGIIPNTTHYRETQNKTLLDYEEHASVVIKRITDNQNVIHHLHESNLNIGDEITIDKFDQINGIIFFRKGNEQKYINFNLALMIFVEAHEKSTIQGGQ, from the coding sequence ATGAAACCGTCTTCAGGAAGAGAAGATTATCTCAAGATAATATTTGAATTTAATGGTTACGATTCCTATGTTTCCAATAAACGCATCGCACAAGAACTCAATGTATCCGCACCGTCTGTTTCAGACATGCTCCACAAACTTGAAAAAGAGGGAATGGTTGATTATGTAGCCTATAAAGGGGCCATGCTGACAAAGAAGGGTCGAGATATTGCAATTGATGTGTTACGTAAACACAGACTTTCAGAAAGTTTCCTTTATAGTGTATTGGGGTATTCTTTGGAGGAAGTAGACCGGGATGCGGAGTTACTTGAACATATTGAAAGTGATAAGTTCTTTGATCGCCTGGAACAATTCCTTGACTATCCTGCAAATTGCCCACATGGTGGTATTATTCCAAATACAACTCACTATCGTGAAACACAAAATAAAACGCTTTTAGATTATGAAGAGCATGCGAGTGTTGTGATTAAACGCATCACAGATAATCAAAATGTCATTCATCATCTTCATGAATCGAATCTAAACATTGGCGATGAAATCACGATTGATAAGTTTGATCAAATCAACGGGATTATATTCTTTCGTAAAGGAAATGAACAAAAGTATATTAACTTTAATCTTGCATTGATGATTTTTGTTGAAGCACATGAAAAAAGCACTATCCAGGGGGGGCAATAG
- a CDS encoding metal ABC transporter substrate-binding protein, with amino-acid sequence MKKMFAFMIATLLLVTGCNSQTSKVDDGKLHIVATYSIIADMVENITKDKAVVNSMVPIGSDPHSYEPLPSDSQNISDADLIFYNGFNLETGKGWFQNLLDTTNKNDVAFAVTENVEPIHLAEKGKETEIDPHAWLNVKNGIKYVELIADKIIAADPDNKAFYETNRDAYIKELKDLDTYIQDKVDAIPVEQRILVTSEGAFKYFSKAYGFDAQYIWEINTDNQGTPDQMKRVLDIINTKDVKALFLETSINPSTMETISTETGVPIHSKIFTDSLAAKGNDGDTYITMMQWNINHIAEGLTK; translated from the coding sequence ATGAAAAAAATGTTCGCTTTTATGATCGCTACCTTGCTTCTTGTGACCGGGTGTAATTCCCAAACAAGCAAAGTAGATGATGGAAAACTTCATATCGTGGCAACCTATTCAATTATTGCGGATATGGTTGAGAACATCACAAAAGATAAAGCAGTTGTAAATAGTATGGTACCAATTGGGAGTGATCCACACTCCTATGAACCACTTCCAAGTGATTCACAAAATATATCCGACGCAGATTTAATCTTCTATAACGGATTCAATCTTGAAACAGGTAAAGGGTGGTTTCAAAACCTCTTGGATACCACAAATAAAAATGATGTTGCCTTTGCGGTAACTGAAAATGTTGAACCAATTCACTTAGCTGAAAAAGGTAAGGAAACTGAGATTGATCCTCATGCATGGTTGAATGTTAAAAACGGGATTAAATATGTTGAATTGATTGCAGATAAAATTATCGCTGCAGATCCAGACAACAAAGCATTCTACGAAACAAATCGTGACGCTTATATCAAGGAACTGAAAGACCTTGATACATACATTCAGGATAAAGTAGATGCAATTCCTGTTGAACAACGTATCTTAGTAACCAGTGAAGGTGCGTTTAAGTACTTCTCAAAAGCATATGGGTTTGATGCTCAGTACATTTGGGAAATCAATACCGATAACCAAGGAACACCGGATCAAATGAAACGCGTCCTTGATATTATCAATACGAAAGATGTGAAAGCACTTTTCTTGGAAACAAGTATTAATCCTTCAACAATGGAAACAATCTCTACGGAGACTGGTGTTCCAATTCATTCGAAGATCTTCACCGACTCATTGGCAGCAAAAGGCAATGATGGTGATACATATATTACAATGATGCAATGGAATATCAACCATATTGCAGAAGGATTGACGAAATAG
- a CDS encoding nucleotidyltransferase domain-containing protein produces the protein MDDIMARIVESLKDIQGIEAIVLGGSRAQKTHDEDSDIDIGIYYNDTLNMDDLSRIVTYLDDEHRDDLLAKPGVWGKWVNGGAWMTIDQKPVDFILRDIHRVKYYLNQCSMGHVTAHYQTGHPHAYFNVMYVGELAICDVLFSRDNDFLSLKKQAEVYPEALKTSIINWFQFEARFSLDLAQKAIIKEDAYYINAHIVRSISSLNQIVFALNKTYCINEKNAVSLIETLPLKPTNYKRSIHLAIAISGEKPQQACELLENLICEIEETYLNH, from the coding sequence ATGGATGATATAATGGCGCGTATTGTTGAATCACTGAAGGATATACAAGGAATCGAAGCAATTGTCTTGGGTGGGTCACGTGCCCAAAAGACCCATGATGAGGATTCAGATATTGATATTGGTATTTACTACAATGATACACTCAATATGGATGATCTTAGTCGGATTGTAACTTACCTAGATGATGAACATCGAGATGATTTGCTGGCTAAACCTGGAGTGTGGGGGAAATGGGTGAATGGGGGTGCATGGATGACGATCGACCAGAAACCTGTTGATTTTATTTTGCGTGATATACACCGTGTAAAATACTATCTCAATCAGTGTTCGATGGGACATGTTACCGCTCATTATCAAACCGGACATCCCCATGCCTATTTCAATGTGATGTATGTTGGTGAACTTGCAATTTGTGATGTGCTGTTCTCAAGAGATAATGATTTTTTATCCCTTAAGAAACAAGCAGAAGTTTATCCAGAGGCACTTAAAACAAGCATCATCAATTGGTTTCAATTTGAAGCGCGATTTTCTTTAGATTTAGCGCAAAAAGCGATCATCAAAGAAGATGCTTACTATATAAATGCCCATATTGTTCGTTCAATTTCATCGCTCAATCAAATCGTATTTGCACTCAACAAAACCTATTGCATCAATGAAAAAAATGCAGTGAGTTTGATTGAGACATTACCACTTAAGCCCACAAACTATAAACGAAGCATTCATCTTGCGATTGCAATCAGCGGGGAAAAGCCACAACAAGCATGTGAGCTCCTTGAGAACTTGATTTGTGAGATTGAAGAAACGTATCTTAATCACTAA
- a CDS encoding phosphodiester glycosidase family protein — protein MDIKKLIKILLTGVGVLSFAFVSGLIVFFKTDLFENERALWVETAMSTSNHQYLATWFLSQEEIDSILSEHEVINDTNSNSESVQISEPVENKITEYDISGDTYTGTVVTISDPTSVSLMNTLEDGSGQKLSEVVSNENLAVAMNAGGFSFSRRLSSSGGLNSLTIIDGTVLYGESGVTYSMIGMSKDGKLMLGNYTIEQALEAGIDDAIEFGPFLVVNGENQIDSEVSGGIQPRTAIGQTEDGTFIFVVIEGRTTQSLGATYYDLQEIMNDFGAVNAANLDGGGSSSLYYYGTLMNTLSNNSERSIPTAFVVTGA, from the coding sequence ATGGATATAAAAAAGCTCATAAAAATTCTATTAACAGGCGTTGGAGTGTTGTCCTTTGCATTTGTAAGTGGTCTGATTGTCTTTTTTAAAACAGATCTATTCGAGAATGAGCGGGCATTATGGGTAGAAACCGCGATGTCCACCTCGAACCATCAATATTTGGCAACATGGTTTTTATCACAAGAAGAAATTGATTCAATCTTAAGCGAACATGAAGTCATAAATGATACAAATTCAAACTCAGAATCAGTTCAAATCAGTGAACCTGTTGAAAACAAAATCACAGAGTATGATATAAGCGGTGATACCTATACAGGAACTGTAGTAACAATATCAGACCCCACATCCGTTTCATTGATGAATACACTTGAAGATGGATCAGGACAAAAACTGTCTGAGGTTGTCAGTAATGAGAATCTTGCGGTGGCCATGAATGCGGGTGGTTTTAGTTTCTCAAGGCGATTAAGTTCCAGTGGTGGCTTAAACTCACTTACCATTATTGATGGTACGGTATTATATGGTGAGTCCGGTGTAACCTACAGCATGATTGGAATGAGTAAAGATGGAAAGCTCATGTTGGGAAACTATACAATTGAGCAAGCACTCGAAGCAGGGATTGATGATGCAATAGAGTTTGGACCGTTCCTTGTTGTGAATGGCGAAAACCAAATTGATAGTGAAGTATCGGGTGGGATTCAGCCTCGAACTGCAATTGGGCAAACAGAAGATGGAACCTTTATCTTTGTGGTTATTGAGGGCCGTACAACCCAAAGTTTGGGTGCAACCTATTATGACTTACAAGAAATTATGAATGACTTTGGAGCAGTCAATGCTGCAAACCTTGATGGTGGTGGGTCAAGCTCGTTGTATTACTATGGAACGCTCATGAACACACTCTCAAACAACTCAGAACGAAGTATTCCTACAGCATTTGTGGTAACAGGTGCGTAA